Proteins encoded by one window of Agelaius phoeniceus isolate bAgePho1 chromosome 3, bAgePho1.hap1, whole genome shotgun sequence:
- the TDRD15 gene encoding tudor domain-containing protein 15 codes for MESLTPSPDSVDKKLKITHVECHPECLVIVFQAQYNIGCELDYFILQNEIQRVFKVKDDVCVGGSCLVEDTEGEWHRGRVLRKKGNICETFLIDTGHVLAVEETHLAAASDKLFQLPPKVVLGVFASILPLGERWGPKAVNYFSSLVGLQITGHVKAVTPYQLFILEVPKIITDVLELQLGKFIDGDSFCLVVETLRALPQGMLCKRMPQLLTQKYPFRELLTLNNSEKPTDFWHVPDQLFPCLPVGSKENVKITGAVSPNKFYCQIQKWQKELECLTGAMHLYYEALVGENTTSCDSFGLLCAAKRQNGQWHRGVIKQLLSDHVEVWFMDFGIIEAVPPSCIRKLKAEFMTLPMISFPCTLSCFGSEDETVVKFQLKELTQALIGQTSVCVQVDLYNNTERLYYITLQKQNLGTNAEHPEDQNETAALCVSLLETKPRSVTLNHKPSPERNSSKNYSGNKDKKACLPERDISFSSHCKRVEMQMNSFYGAFVVYVVNPSDFWIQTCRYQNEFHTLMKNIACTYSQCRDDEMVLKKPEPGLLCCARYSRDGCYYRGVVTKVFRVSIMVYFLDFGNTDTIPCHYVKTLLPEFSDLPALAVCCSLACTFPVDGVWVKKETDFFKNVVLNKPLLLHVVGKQNNKYVVNVQCHTGFLQGNVATCMVQAGYAEYRLKPPEPVVKAAKKRHSGNHLKCKKEKINAESTSNICKNKVSGNGDMVQKEKSLNVPPVPRESVVPSCSGEGAVSKMHRLVCEEKLVYKELVFKPGTVHEVVCSCIFSPADFSCQLQSKLPELNNLMGKIQTYYKNHTTPYKTGQAACVVKYPKDGKWYRATVVQEVSTDEVDVVFVDYGYQERVSLKDVQGVLPDFLTLESQAFRCGLKNVVLQTDSINWSEEVHRQFEDFISSSRGPLTCTIYALVLLSPSCLCNVVDLQTPLNSVEELLREHGLTQPECVGLRNLSCLGSLYSFCYSSFNIKVGSEEEVYITHINSPSEFYCQLNRNSETLEALMKKVSDVSQMSSNVNYHGNARLCIAKYVEDGLFYRALAFPVESTSFLLVDYVDFGNRSMVERDQLMPIPDSATDLLFTPMQAIKFCLSDLRGAKFPARITTWFVKTFLGKLLKAVILSREPDGKAVVELYDGQLKVSQKIKEKVLAELAQQSHTEQFRSNEGGICHMEDDKETNKVSVKDPEILKLKTEVKCQAYDEYFQADTGENFGDEEQTACSTPNLCSGFSKQQTLHNSKEQSFRNTFSALLEKGEEPWIGQPASHSLSYSALHLKEITVNALSEYRNERPNCTGQQEGSHKNTPTLSSLPQRDIQVNTEVAGYISHMNSPSSFYVHFAEDENLIIKLADDLNESLENRGWENYLNELMVGDLIVAEHDADCFYYRAVIKTLKSGNSYEVEFIDYGNTAVVSSSKICRIPEKFLTLPRFSVHCFLSSVKSAPGESWTKESAACFARTVSDKPVACKFLQQHGEKWEIDVICDGKSLSNSLLHKIDNIRWNSTWVLSLENKPKQDGNPRKSKNSLGGQKKTKASEMKNISVKSLSLLHQVLNSGQVEAAEVVNISKSGEFYVQLLKNLQILHELNVMLDKEAQRSDLIRVDDIEQGLECITQSERNLKWNRSKVIKKFVREKLMLVFFMDYGTCEMVSLNNAKMLSDEIKRIPRQAIYCRWICFKNLKKIHLDHVVNALLDCEIRILFLRYLKSSDIWEVDILVGQVTLQEYLNQLLSHCWTIVGPEKWTNTNSKEFDTSLKINSVMWMLLRSGRTYPGCATAVTDPSNFSIQFEIFFDCMQNLSLLLSDLPDNLPALPEELVIPGASCLIEFGQEAEWYRAEIIEVTDQSVVLTFIDYGFLKTIPYSEIHKLKVVPESLLYLPRLAHSCSLHDTVPGKGEHWSEEAILLFQQLLHKPGLIFHFIHYGSEMKLEVDVLWEDSNLSDALIAAGHAVCSHSRCCPIAVDRL; via the coding sequence ATGGAATCTCTGACTCCTTCACCAGACTCAGTAGATAAGAAATTGAAGATAACTCATGTAGAATGCCATCCTGAGTGCTTGGTTATAGTGTTCCAGGCTCAGTACAACATAGGATGTGAGCTTGACTATTTCATACTACAAAATGAAATACAGCGTGTGTTCAAAGTAAAAGATGATGTCTGTGTTGGTGGATCTTGCTTGGTGGAAGACACAGAAGGAGAATGGCATAGAGGAAGAGttctgagaaaaaaagggaatatctgtgagacttttcTTATAGACACTGGACATGTGTTGGCTGTTGAGGAAACACATCTTGCTGCTGCTAGTGATAAATTGTTTCAGCTGCCTCCAAAGgtggttttgggtgtttttgcaAGCATACTTCCTCTGGGAGAAAGATGGGGTCCAAAAGCTGTTAACTATTTTTCATCTCTGGTAGGATTACAGATCACTGGTCATGTGAAGGCTGTTACACCATATCAGCTGTTTATTCTAGAAGTGCCTAAGATTATTACTGATGTTCTTGAACTGCAGCTAGGTAAATTTATTGATGGAGATTCATTTTGTCTTGTTGTAGAAACTTTAAGAGCATTGCCCCAAGGAATGCTTTGTAAGAGAATGCCACAACTGTTGACACAGAAGTATCCCTTCAGGGAGTTACTTACCTTAAATAATTCTGAGAAACCAACAGATTTTTGGCATGTTCCAGATCAACTCTTTCCATGTCTACCTGTTGGCagtaaagaaaatgtaaaaataactGGTGCAGTAAGCCCAAATAAATTTTACTGTCAGATACAGAAATGGCAGAAAGAGCTGGAATGTTTGACAGGAGCTATGCATTTGTACTATGAAGCTCTTGTTGGAGAAAATACCACCTCTTGTGATAGTTtcgggctgctctgtgctgccaagAGGCAAAACGGACAGTGGCATAGAGGAGTGATAAAACAACTTCTCTCTGACCATGTGGAGGTCTGGTTTATGGATTTTGGCATTATTGAAGCTGTGCCACCTAGTTGTATTCGAAAACTGAAAGCTGAGTTCATGACATTACCAATGATTTCATTTCCATGTACACTGTCTTGTTTTGGTAGTGAGGATGAAACAGTAGTAAAATTTCAGCTCAAGGAACTTACACAAGCCTTAATAGGACAAACTTCTGTGTGTGTCCAAGTTGATTTGTACAATAACACTGAACGCTTGTATTATATAACGCTGCAGAAACAAAATCTTGGAACAAATGCTGAGCATCCAGAAGACCAGAATGAGACAGCTGCACTGTGTGTCTCGCTTTTGGAAACAAAACCCAGAAGTGTCACACTAAACCACAAACCAAGTCCTGAGAGAAATTCGTCTAAGAATTACTCTGGAAACAAAGATAAAAAAGCCTGCTTACCTGAACGGGACATTTCTTTCTCCAGCCACTGCAAGAGAGTAGAGATGCAAATGAACTCTTTTTATGGAGCTTTTGTCGTATACGTCGTAAATCCATCTGACTTTTGGATTCAAACTTGTAGATACCAGAATGAGTTTCACACCTTGATGAAAAACATTGCCTGCACATACAGTCAGTGTAGAGATGATGAGATGGTCCTTAAAAAGCCAGAACCAGGGTTGCTATGCTGTGCCCGGTATAGCAGGGATGGGTGTTATTACCGGGGTGTTGTCACAAAAGTGTTTCGTGTTAGCATTATGGTTTACTTTTTGGATTTTGGAAATACAGATACTATACCTTGTCACTATGTGAAAACATTGCTTCCCGAGTTTTCTGATTTACCAGCTTTAGCTGTGTGTTGTTCCCTTGCTTGCACATTTCCTGTTGATGGTGTGTGGGTCAAAAAAGAAActgatttctttaaaaatgtggTGTTGAACAAACCACTGCTGCTTCATGTTGTtggaaagcaaaacaacaaGTACGTTGTTAATGTGCAGTGTCATACTGGTTTCCTGCAAGGAAACGTTGCCACGTGCATGGTTCAAGCTGGTTATGCTGAATATCGCCTGAAGCCACCAGAGCCTGTTGTAAAGGCAGCAAAAAAGCGGCACAGCGGGAATCACCTCaaatgtaaaaaagaaaaaatcaatgCAGAGAGCACCAgtaatatttgcaaaaataaGGTATCTGGAAATGGAGACATGGTTCAGAAGGAAAAGTCATTAAATGTGCCACCAGTGCCTAGAGAATCTGTTGTGCCATCCTGTTCAGGAGAAGGTGCTGTCTCTAAAATGCATAGGTTGGTATGTGAGGAAAAATTAGTTTATAAGGAGCTTGTGTTTAAACCAGGAACTGTTCATGAAGTGGTGTGTTCTTGCATCTTTTCCCCAGCAGATTTTTCATGTCAACTGCAAAGCAAACTGCCAGAGCTAAATAACTTAATGGGAAAAATTCAGACATATTATAAAAATCATACCACTCCCTACAAAACTGGACAGGCTGCCTGTGTTGTTAAGTATCCCAAAGATGGGAAGTGGTACAGAGCAACTGTTGTGCAGGAGGTTTCCACAGATGAAGTTGATGTGGTTTTTGTAGACTATGGTTATCAGGAAAGAGTTTCACTTAAAGATGTACAGGGTGTTCTTCCAGATTTCCTAACTCTTGAGAGTCAAGCATTTCGATGTGGACTTAAAAATGTAGTCTTACAAACTGACTCAATCAATTGGTCTGAAGAAGTGCATCGACAATTTGAAGActtcatttcttcttctagAGGACCACTGACTTGCACCATTTATGCTCTTGTTCTTCTGAGCCCCAGCTGTTTATGCAATGTAGTTGACTTACAGACTCCACTTAATAGTGTAGAAGAACTCCTCAGAGAACATGGTCTCACCCAGCCTGAATGTGTTGGACTGAGAAACCTTTCATGTTTGGGTTCTTTGTACAGTTTTTGCTATTcttcttttaatataaaagtTGGAAGTGAGGAGGAGGTTTATATAACTCACATAAATAGTCCTTCAGAATTCTATTGTCAGCTTAACCGTAACTCTGAAACTCTTGAGGCATTGATGAAGAAGGTTAGTGACGTAAGTCAAATGTCAAGTAATGTAAATTATCATGGCAATGCACGACTGTGTATAGCCAAATATGTGGAAGATGGTCTCTTTTACAGAGCTTTGGCTTTTCCTGTGGAATCAACGTCCTTTCTGTTGGTTGACTATGTGGATTTTGGAAATAGGAGTATGGTGGAGAGAGACCAGTTGATGCCTATTCCAGATTCTGCCACTGACCTACTATTCACACCCATGCAAGCTATTAAATTCTGTCTGTCAGATCTTAGGGGGGCAAAATTTCCAGCAAGAATTACTACGTGGTTTGTGAAAACATTCCTTGGTAAACTGCTGAAGGCTGTAATTTTATCCAGAGAACCAGATGGAAAGGCTGTTGTGGAGTTGTATGATGGACAGCTCAAAGTAAGtcagaaaattaaagaaaaggtATTGGCAGAGTTGGCACAGCAAAGCCATACGGAACAATTTAGAAGTAATGAAGGAGGGATATGTCACATGGAAGATGACAAAGAAACTAATAAAGTTAGTGTTAAAGATCCTGAAATACTTAAATTGAAAACTGAAGTGAAATGCCAAGCCTATGATGAGTATTTCCAGGCAGATACTGGTGAGAATTTTGGAGATGAAGAGCAGACTGCGTGTAGCACACCAAATTTGTGTAGTGGATTCTCAAAACAGCAGACTTTACACAACAGCAAAGAGCAAAGTTTTAGAAATACTTTCAGTGCTCTtctggagaaaggagaggaacCTTGGATTGGACAACCTGCTTCTCACTCCCTCTCTTATTCTGCTTTACATTTAAAGGAAATAACTGTAAATGCTCTCTCTGAATATCGGAATGAAAGACCAAATTGTACAGGTCAACAGGAAGGGAGTCATAAAAATACACCTACATTAAGCAGCCTTCCTCAACGTGATATCCAGGTGAATACTGAAGTAGCAGGTTATATTTCTCATATGAATAGTCCATCAAGTTTCTATGTTCACTTTGCAGAGGATGAAAACTTAATAATAAAATTAGCAGATGATTTGAATGAAAGCTTGGAGAATAGAGGTTGGGAAAATTACTTAAATGAGCTCATGGTAGGGGATCTCATTGTTGCAGAGCACGACGCTGATTGTTTTTACTATAGAGCAGTTATAAAAACTCTGAAATCGGGAAACTCCTATGAGGTAGAATTTATTGACTATGGTAATACTGCAGTTGTAAGTTCGTCAAAAATCTGCAGGATTCCAGAAAAGTTCTTAACTCTGCCAAGGTTTAGTGTTCATTGTTTCCTTAGCAGTGTAAAAAGTGCTCCTGGGGAAAGCTGGACTAAAGAAAGCGCTGCATGTTTTGCAAGAACAGTAAGTGACAAGCCGgtagcttgcaagttcttacaGCAGcatggagaaaaatgggaaatagaTGTAATATGTGATGGAAAGTCTTTGTCTAACAGCCTTTTGCATAAAATAGACAACATAAGGTGGAATAGCACATGGGTATTGTCTTTGGAAAATAAGCCTAAACAAGATGGTAATCCTCGAAAGTCTAAGAACAGTTTAGGtggccaaaaaaaaaccaaggcttctgagatgaaaaatatttctgtaaaatCCTTAAGTCTCCTTCATCAGGTTTTAAATTCTGGACAAGTAGAAGCAGCAGAAGTAGTTAATATTTCAAAGAGTGGAGAATTTTATGTACAGTTACTTAAAAATCTGCAAATACTACATGAGTTAAATGTAATGCTTGACAAAGAAGCACAAAGAAGTGATTTGATTAGAGTGGATGACATTGAACAGGGTCTGGAATGCATTACACAATCTGAAAGGAACTTAAAATGGAATCGATCAAAAGTGATAAAGAAATTTGTCAGGGAAAAGTTAATGCTAGTTTTTTTCATGGATTATGGCACGTGTGAGATGGTGTCCTTAAATAATGCAAAGATGCTCAGTGATGAGATTAAGAGGATTCCTAGACAAGCTATTTATTGTAGGTGGATTTGTTTTAAAAACCTGAAGAAAATTCACTTAGACCATGTAGTAAATGCACTTCTAGATTGTGAAATAAGGATCTTGTTTTTGAGATACTTGAAATCATCTGATATCTGGGAGGTAGATATTTTAGTAGGACAAGTTACGCTTCAGGAGTATTTGAACCAGCTCTTAAGTCATTGTTGGACAATTGTTGGACCAGAAAAATGGACCAATACAAACTCTAAGGAGTTTGATACATCACTCAAGATAAATTCAGTCATGTGGATGCTGCTGCGTAGTGGCAGAACATATCCTGGGTGTGCAACTGCCGTTACTGATCCTTCAAACTTCAGCATCCAGTTTGAAATCTTCTTTGATTGCATGCAAAACTTGTCCTTGCTGCTCTCTGACCTTCCTGACAACTTGCCAGCTCTGCCAGAAGAACTTGTGATACCTGGTGCTAGCTGCTTGATCGAGTTTGGGCAGGAAGCAGAGTGGTACAGGGCAGAAATTATCGAAGTAACAGATCAGTCTGTTGTTCTTACGTTTATTGATTATGGCTTTCTGAAGACCATACCTTATTCTGAGATCCATAAACTTAAAGTTGTTCCAGAAAGTCTGTTATACTTGCCACGCTTGGCACACTCTTGCTCTTTGCATGATACAGTTCCTGGGAAGGGGGAACATTGGAGTGAGGAAGCTATACTTCTGTTTCAGCAGCTTCTTCATAAACCAGGTCTGATATTTCATTTTATCCACTATGGCTCTGAAATGAAGTTAGAGGTGGATGTTTTGTGGGAAGATAGCAATCTGTCTGATGCCTTAATTGCTGCAGGCCACGCAGTCTGCTCTCACAGTAGGTGCTGTCCCATTGCAGTTGACAGACTCTAA